The Bernardetia sp. genome includes a region encoding these proteins:
- a CDS encoding zinc metallopeptidase, which produces MDAGYILIIIVGLISMGVQFMFRNRFKKYSQTPLASGMSGAEVAQRMLNDNGIGGVKIMSVGGQLTDHYNPSDKTVNLSEAVFHGRNAAAVAVAAHECGHAIQDAKAYAFLGFRSAMVPVLNITNRFTPFLLMIGIGLLFFANIPYVLALGVLALAVSTLFSFITLPVEFDASRRALKWIKEENIVNPQEYSMAKGALSWAAMTYVVAALSSLATLLYYASMLLGRRD; this is translated from the coding sequence ATGGATGCAGGTTACATTTTGATAATCATTGTAGGTCTGATAAGTATGGGCGTGCAATTTATGTTTAGAAATAGATTTAAAAAATATTCTCAAACTCCTTTGGCTTCTGGAATGAGTGGTGCAGAAGTAGCGCAAAGAATGCTCAACGATAATGGAATCGGAGGCGTAAAGATAATGAGTGTAGGAGGACAACTTACAGACCACTACAACCCCAGTGATAAAACGGTTAATTTGAGCGAAGCTGTTTTTCATGGGCGTAATGCTGCTGCCGTAGCTGTTGCTGCTCACGAATGTGGACACGCTATTCAAGATGCAAAAGCGTATGCGTTCTTAGGTTTTCGTTCTGCAATGGTGCCTGTTCTGAATATTACAAATCGTTTTACTCCTTTTTTATTGATGATTGGAATTGGCTTGCTGTTTTTTGCCAATATTCCGTATGTATTGGCTTTGGGTGTATTGGCTTTGGCTGTTTCTACACTTTTTAGTTTTATCACTTTGCCAGTAGAGTTTGATGCGAGTAGAAGAGCTTTAAAGTGGATAAAAGAAGAAAATATTGTCAATCCACAAGAATATTCAATGGCAAAAGGAGCTTTGTCTTGGGCTGCCATGACGTATGTAGTAGCTGCACTTTCATCACTTGCTACACTTCTTTATTATGCTTCGATGCTTTTGGGAAGAAGAGATTAG